In a genomic window of Nocardia fluminea:
- a CDS encoding putative glycolipid-binding domain-containing protein has translation MTTPAPGPADGPTEIRPASRWPTVLTWRAHDNTRMESVRVTVNGNRIRAAGRMIGCAGDEHPAFSASYDLVTDEAGATRRLSLRTTTAAGERHASISRDEENYWLVDAGGTHVRSTFGGALDVDVVLSPFFNTLPIRRFSLQNAVGDVQVPVVYVRLPDLLVQEAELTYSSASDGINVLSPVSSATLTVDPEGFVLDYPGLAERA, from the coding sequence GTGACGACCCCAGCCCCGGGCCCGGCCGACGGCCCCACCGAGATCAGACCTGCCTCCCGGTGGCCTACGGTGCTCACCTGGCGTGCCCACGACAACACCCGTATGGAATCGGTGCGGGTCACGGTGAACGGGAATCGGATCAGGGCGGCGGGCCGGATGATCGGCTGCGCCGGCGACGAGCACCCGGCGTTCAGCGCGTCGTACGACCTGGTCACCGACGAAGCGGGCGCGACGCGACGGCTGTCGCTGCGCACCACCACGGCGGCCGGTGAGCGCCACGCCTCGATCTCGCGCGACGAGGAGAACTACTGGCTCGTCGACGCGGGCGGCACCCACGTGCGCTCCACCTTCGGAGGCGCCCTGGATGTCGACGTGGTGCTGAGCCCGTTCTTCAACACGCTGCCGATCCGCCGGTTCAGCCTGCAGAACGCGGTCGGCGACGTCCAGGTTCCGGTCGTCTACGTGCGACTACCCGACCTGCTGGTGCAGGAGGCCGAGCTCACCTACTCGAGCGCGTCCGACGGGATCAACGTGCTCTCGCCGGTCTCGAGCGCCACCTTGACGGTCGATCCGGAAGGTTTCGTCCTCGACTACCCGGGCCTGGCCGAACGCGCCTGA
- a CDS encoding very short patch repair endonuclease, producing the protein MSARREDNPESASAPPATRRLVTDAATSARMSKQRRADTAPELALRRELHRAGLRYFVDRPPIKGQRRRADVVFPRLRIAVYVDGCFWHRCPDHATDPKNNAQWWADKLAGNVARDRATDLALTAAGWVVVRVWEHEDPHAAAERITALVKRSEPG; encoded by the coding sequence ATGAGCGCGCGGCGCGAAGACAACCCGGAATCCGCGTCGGCGCCACCCGCTACGCGAAGACTCGTGACCGACGCCGCGACCAGCGCGCGCATGTCCAAGCAGCGCCGCGCCGACACCGCTCCCGAGCTGGCATTACGCCGCGAATTACACCGGGCGGGCCTGCGTTATTTCGTCGACCGCCCGCCCATCAAAGGCCAGCGCCGCCGCGCGGATGTGGTGTTTCCACGACTGCGCATCGCGGTCTACGTCGACGGCTGTTTCTGGCATCGCTGCCCTGATCACGCGACCGATCCGAAGAACAACGCGCAGTGGTGGGCCGACAAGCTGGCAGGCAATGTCGCTCGCGATCGGGCCACCGACCTCGCGTTGACAGCGGCGGGCTGGGTGGTGGTCCGGGTCTGGGAGCACGAGGATCCGCATGCTGCGGCGGAGCGGATCACCGCACTGGTGAAACGCTCCGAACCCGGCTGA
- a CDS encoding ABC transporter ATP-binding protein — translation MSTETVTTEKAVPEEKSDLAADWRGIAKEDDAVTGTGNLVLAGRSRRLLLDLVRPYRKQAILTFVLILLDNAAKVSLPLFIAYGLDHGISEGRQGNWTPMIATVAGFVAVTVLSGLTTFAFLRASGSLSQRVLFDLRVRAFRHTQRLSVSFHEKYTSGKVVTRLTSDIEALQELLEGALNQALSAVISVVTIAALLIWLDPLLASIVLIGFVPLVLVTRWAQRRQRAGYRRTRGAIARVVVQFVESMSGMRAVQAFRREHRNEEVLGVEDSAYQKATTTAVRGVGDYVGLSNFIGKLTTVIVLLVGAWQVMEGNLAIGVLAAYLLYLDQFYGPLDELAQVFNSYQSAAAALEKISGVLEEEPAVAEPDRPVALERASGAVRMDKVWFGYNTTSVLPEFDLEIPAGQVVALVGATGAGKSTLAKLLTRFYDPSGGVITLDAVDLRHLADVELRRHIVMITQEAYLFSGTIADNIRLGRPDATDAEVVAAARAVGLDAFVGGLPDGYATDVRTRGGRLSAGQRQLVAFARVFLADPVVIVLDEATSSLDIPGERLVQHALETLLRDRTAVIIAHRLSTVAIADRVLVLDDGRIVEDGAPAELIAGQGRFAGLHAAWRDSLV, via the coding sequence ATGAGCACCGAGACCGTGACAACGGAAAAGGCTGTGCCGGAGGAGAAGTCCGATCTCGCGGCCGATTGGCGCGGTATCGCGAAAGAGGACGACGCGGTCACCGGGACCGGAAACCTGGTGCTGGCCGGGCGATCCCGGCGATTGCTCCTCGATCTGGTGCGGCCCTACCGCAAGCAGGCGATCCTCACCTTCGTCCTGATCCTGCTCGACAACGCGGCCAAGGTGTCGCTGCCGCTGTTCATCGCCTACGGCCTCGATCACGGCATCAGTGAAGGGCGTCAAGGTAATTGGACGCCGATGATCGCGACCGTCGCGGGATTCGTCGCGGTGACGGTGCTGTCGGGGCTCACCACCTTCGCCTTCCTGCGTGCCTCCGGGTCGCTGAGTCAGCGGGTGCTGTTCGACCTGCGGGTGCGCGCGTTCCGGCACACGCAGCGGTTGAGCGTGTCGTTCCACGAGAAGTACACCTCGGGCAAGGTCGTCACCCGGCTCACCAGTGACATCGAAGCGCTGCAGGAACTGCTCGAAGGAGCGTTGAATCAGGCGCTGAGCGCGGTGATCTCGGTGGTGACCATCGCGGCCCTGCTGATCTGGCTCGACCCGCTGCTCGCCTCGATCGTGCTGATCGGGTTCGTGCCGCTGGTGCTGGTGACCCGGTGGGCGCAGCGGCGTCAGCGCGCGGGTTACCGGCGCACGCGCGGCGCGATCGCGCGCGTGGTGGTGCAGTTCGTCGAGTCGATGAGCGGCATGCGGGCCGTGCAGGCGTTCCGGCGCGAACACCGCAACGAGGAGGTCCTCGGCGTCGAGGATTCGGCGTACCAGAAGGCGACGACCACCGCGGTCCGCGGGGTGGGCGACTACGTCGGACTCTCCAACTTCATCGGCAAGCTCACCACGGTGATCGTGCTGCTGGTCGGCGCCTGGCAGGTGATGGAGGGCAACCTCGCGATCGGTGTGCTCGCCGCGTACCTGCTCTACCTCGACCAGTTCTACGGTCCGCTCGACGAACTCGCGCAGGTGTTCAACTCCTACCAGTCCGCCGCCGCGGCGCTGGAGAAGATCTCCGGCGTGCTCGAGGAGGAGCCCGCCGTCGCCGAACCCGACCGTCCGGTCGCGCTCGAACGGGCGAGCGGTGCGGTGCGCATGGACAAGGTCTGGTTCGGCTACAACACCACGTCGGTGCTGCCGGAATTCGACCTGGAGATCCCCGCCGGACAGGTGGTGGCACTGGTCGGCGCCACCGGTGCGGGCAAGTCGACGCTGGCGAAACTGCTCACCCGGTTCTACGACCCGAGCGGTGGCGTCATCACGCTCGACGCCGTGGATCTGCGCCACCTGGCCGATGTCGAGCTGCGCAGGCACATCGTGATGATCACGCAGGAGGCGTACCTGTTCTCCGGCACCATCGCCGACAACATCCGGCTCGGCAGGCCCGATGCGACCGACGCGGAGGTGGTCGCCGCCGCCCGCGCGGTGGGGTTGGACGCCTTCGTCGGCGGACTGCCCGACGGCTACGCCACCGACGTGCGCACACGCGGCGGCAGGCTCTCGGCGGGTCAGCGTCAGCTGGTGGCGTTCGCGCGGGTGTTCCTGGCCGATCCGGTGGTGATCGTGCTCGACGAGGCCACCTCCAGCCTGGACATCCCCGGCGAGCGGCTGGTGCAGCACGCGCTGGAGACCCTGCTGCGCGACCGCACGGCCGTGATCATCGCCCATCGGCTGTCCACCGTGGCCATTGCCGACCGGGTGCTGGTGCTCGACGACGGCCGCATCGTGGAGGACGGCGCACCGGCCGAGCTGATCGCGGGCCAGGGGCGCTTCGCGGGATTACACGCCGCATGGCGGGATTCGCTGGTGTGA
- a CDS encoding helix-turn-helix domain-containing protein, with translation MRTTPNTALRAARTARIMSQDDLARALREAGCTSATKRLVQRWESGETSQPRPSHARALERVMGLPIETLGFGMVRAGHGMGGSLDHSHEVDSPIGAPPPSPGAVNPARTIGDFSGVWLSRYEYYSSGRDSSFTVAHYAVVLQHNTQVTVRSLPGSSPSTIELDLTLDGSVATGTWAERTAVEGYYHGARYHGAIQLLADPTGNRLAGKWLGFGKDFEINSGPWELVLQNPSTSKATIDTYQRPPT, from the coding sequence ATGCGGACCACTCCGAACACGGCACTCCGCGCCGCGCGTACGGCCCGGATCATGAGTCAAGACGACCTCGCCCGCGCGCTGCGCGAAGCCGGTTGCACCAGCGCGACCAAACGCCTTGTGCAGCGGTGGGAGTCCGGCGAGACATCACAGCCCAGGCCGAGCCACGCACGCGCCCTCGAGCGGGTCATGGGCCTACCGATCGAGACGCTCGGCTTCGGCATGGTGCGTGCCGGTCACGGCATGGGCGGCAGCCTCGACCACAGCCACGAAGTCGACTCACCGATCGGTGCGCCCCCGCCGAGCCCCGGCGCGGTCAACCCGGCGCGCACCATCGGCGACTTTTCCGGGGTGTGGCTGTCGCGGTACGAGTACTACTCGAGCGGGCGGGATTCATCGTTCACCGTGGCGCATTACGCAGTCGTGTTGCAGCACAACACGCAGGTGACCGTGCGCAGCCTGCCCGGTTCCTCGCCCTCGACGATCGAACTCGATCTCACCCTGGACGGCAGCGTCGCCACGGGTACCTGGGCCGAGCGCACCGCGGTGGAGGGGTATTACCACGGCGCGCGCTACCACGGCGCGATCCAGCTGCTCGCCGATCCGACCGGCAACCGCCTGGCCGGAAAGTGGCTCGGCTTCGGCAAGGACTTCGAGATCAACTCCGGCCCGTGGGAATTGGTGCTGCAGAACCCGAGCACCAGCAAGGCCACGATCGATACCTACCAGCGGCCTCCGACATGA
- a CDS encoding tRNA adenosine deaminase-associated protein, producing the protein MAAQRSGTNRATSDDDFDVEGFAVAVVREEGTWRVSPLSSDALHDLSAAETELKALRSSGAVFGLIDVDDEFFIVLRPAPSGTRLLVSDATAAIDYDIAADVLDALNVEIPDIDPDDLDDVEPWEEGDLGVLADLGLPEPVLSVIIAETDLYPDEQLGMIAQRLGFADEFAAALDKMPR; encoded by the coding sequence ATGGCAGCACAGCGCTCGGGCACGAACAGGGCGACGTCGGATGACGACTTCGACGTCGAAGGGTTCGCAGTGGCCGTGGTCCGCGAAGAAGGCACATGGCGGGTCAGCCCGCTCAGCTCCGATGCCCTGCACGATCTGTCGGCCGCCGAGACCGAACTGAAGGCTTTGCGCAGCTCAGGTGCGGTGTTCGGGCTGATCGACGTCGACGACGAATTCTTCATCGTGTTGCGGCCCGCGCCGAGCGGCACCCGCTTGCTCGTCTCGGACGCCACCGCGGCGATCGACTACGACATCGCCGCCGACGTCCTCGACGCGCTCAATGTCGAGATTCCCGACATCGACCCCGACGATCTCGACGACGTCGAACCGTGGGAAGAGGGCGACCTCGGCGTCCTGGCCGACCTCGGTCTCCCCGAGCCGGTCCTCAGCGTGATCATCGCCGAAACCGACCTCTACCCCGACGAGCAACTGGGCATGATCGCCCAGCGCCTCGGTTTCGCCGACGAATTCGCCGCGGCCCTGGACAAAATGCCGAGGTGA
- a CDS encoding prephenate dehydrogenase: MSIDERGAVCVLGAGLIGGSLLRAAVAAGYRAFGYNRSESGVSAACQDGFDVSGDLSSVLVRAAEVDALLVVAVPMPAVESLLADIAALAPGCPLTDVVSVKGPVLDAVRKHGLEALYVGGHPMAGTAESGWSATDSELFQGAVWAVGVDEGTRAQPWSRVARLALDCGSVVVPVLAEEHDHAVARISHLPHVLAEALAQAGAAGGKLALGLAAGSFRDGTRVAGTAPDLVRAICEPNAAALERVLDEAIETLVTARESLRAQGRLGELVETGFRGRTAYDDRTTWDITGIVPGTGDWLGELYRAGREGGVLRAL; the protein is encoded by the coding sequence ATGAGCATCGACGAGCGTGGGGCTGTTTGCGTCCTCGGGGCCGGCCTGATCGGCGGTTCACTGCTGCGCGCCGCCGTCGCGGCCGGGTACCGGGCGTTCGGCTACAACCGCTCCGAATCCGGCGTTTCCGCGGCGTGTCAGGACGGCTTCGACGTGTCAGGGGACCTGTCCTCGGTGCTGGTCCGAGCTGCCGAGGTGGACGCGCTGCTGGTGGTCGCGGTGCCCATGCCCGCGGTGGAATCCCTGCTCGCCGACATCGCCGCGCTCGCACCCGGATGCCCGCTCACCGATGTGGTGAGCGTGAAGGGGCCGGTGCTGGACGCCGTGCGAAAGCACGGGCTCGAAGCCTTGTACGTGGGCGGACATCCGATGGCGGGGACAGCGGAATCCGGTTGGTCCGCAACTGATTCCGAGCTTTTCCAGGGGGCGGTCTGGGCCGTCGGGGTGGACGAGGGAACGCGGGCACAACCGTGGTCGCGGGTGGCACGGCTCGCGTTGGACTGTGGTTCGGTGGTGGTCCCGGTGCTCGCCGAGGAACACGATCACGCTGTCGCGCGGATCTCGCATCTGCCGCACGTGCTGGCCGAGGCGCTGGCCCAGGCGGGGGCCGCGGGCGGGAAGCTGGCGCTCGGTCTGGCGGCGGGTTCGTTCCGCGACGGAACCCGCGTCGCCGGTACCGCGCCCGACCTCGTGCGTGCCATCTGCGAGCCGAACGCGGCCGCGCTGGAACGGGTGCTCGACGAGGCCATCGAGACACTGGTCACTGCCCGCGAATCCCTGCGTGCGCAGGGCCGGCTCGGCGAACTGGTCGAGACGGGTTTCCGCGGCCGCACCGCCTATGACGACCGCACGACCTGGGACATCACCGGCATCGTTCCCGGCACCGGCGACTGGCTCGGTGAGCTGTACCGCGCAGGTCGCGAGGGTGGGGTACTCCGCGCGCTCTGA
- a CDS encoding nucleoside deaminase: MMRAALAAAADADPRDVPVGAVVFDARGRELARATNAREALGDPTAHAEVLALRAAAAVHGDGWRLEGATLAVTLEPCTMCAGALVLARIGKVVFGAWEPKTGAVGSLWDVVRDRRLNHRPEVRGGILEPDCVALLDAFFKNQR, from the coding sequence ATGATGCGCGCCGCCCTGGCGGCCGCAGCCGACGCCGACCCGCGCGATGTGCCGGTCGGCGCCGTCGTCTTCGACGCGCGAGGCCGCGAACTGGCCCGCGCCACCAACGCACGAGAAGCCCTCGGCGACCCCACCGCGCACGCCGAAGTCCTTGCCTTGCGCGCGGCCGCGGCAGTCCACGGCGACGGCTGGCGACTCGAAGGCGCGACCCTCGCGGTGACCCTCGAACCGTGCACGATGTGCGCGGGCGCCCTGGTCCTGGCCCGCATCGGCAAGGTCGTGTTCGGCGCCTGGGAACCCAAAACCGGTGCCGTCGGCTCGCTCTGGGACGTGGTCCGCGACCGCCGCCTCAACCACCGCCCCGAGGTCCGCGGCGGCATCCTCGAACCGGACTGCGTAGCCCTCCTCGACGCCTTCTTCAAAAACCAACGCTGA
- a CDS encoding ABC transporter ATP-binding protein: protein MRSLRRFLPFLRPYRVPLLVANALAIVTASTAIVIPLVIARVVDGPIARRDFVGLLAPVALIFLLGSLESFGMWGRRWLVSKPSTMFEITMRAKLFTRLQALSIGRHDGWQSGQLLSRAIDDLSVLRRFVAFAGPFLIVNSVIMPTGLIVLFAMNWQVGLIFTVTSLPLTLFCVRFVRRFEVASRRSQDQSGDLATIAQESAQGVRVLKALGRGRFFGTRFTALSRELQRTEMEKVRLDATLWAALVTLPTVSIAVSLGVGGYAVVHGSMTMGTLVASITLATFLQWPIIWLGFLLSELFEARTAADRFWEIIDTPLDIADPPHPARLPDPLHGELVLDRVRFAYPRSGDGPEHTVLEEISLRIRPGETVALVGATGSGKTALLELIPRLYDVSDGRITIDGVDIATLRLAELRRVVTVAFEEPVLFSASVRENVALGDPRATDVDVRQALDIAQASEFVDALPWGLDTRIGEQGMSLSGGQRQRLALARAVLTGDTAAHGRIMVLDDPLSALDVETEERVQDQLRAVLSGATTLLVAHRPSTAALADRVALLADGRIVAEGSHEKLLRTSSHYRDLMGGEP from the coding sequence ATGCGATCGCTGCGGCGATTCCTGCCGTTTCTCCGGCCGTATCGGGTGCCGCTGTTGGTGGCCAACGCACTGGCGATCGTCACCGCCAGCACCGCGATCGTGATTCCGCTCGTCATCGCGCGGGTGGTCGACGGGCCGATCGCGCGGCGGGATTTCGTCGGTCTGCTGGCCCCGGTCGCGCTGATCTTCCTGCTCGGTTCACTCGAATCGTTCGGTATGTGGGGCAGGCGATGGCTGGTGTCCAAGCCGTCGACGATGTTCGAGATCACCATGCGTGCCAAGCTTTTCACGCGATTGCAGGCCCTCTCGATCGGCCGCCACGACGGGTGGCAGTCGGGTCAGCTGCTCTCGCGCGCCATCGACGATCTGTCGGTGCTGCGGCGGTTCGTCGCCTTCGCCGGTCCGTTCCTCATCGTCAACAGCGTGATCATGCCGACCGGGCTGATCGTCCTGTTCGCGATGAACTGGCAAGTGGGACTGATCTTCACGGTGACCTCCCTGCCGTTGACGCTGTTCTGCGTGCGCTTCGTCCGCCGGTTCGAGGTGGCCTCGCGCCGCTCACAGGACCAGTCCGGCGACCTGGCCACCATCGCGCAGGAATCCGCGCAGGGCGTGCGGGTGCTCAAGGCGCTGGGCCGTGGCCGTTTCTTCGGGACGCGGTTCACCGCGCTCTCGCGCGAATTGCAGCGCACCGAGATGGAGAAGGTGCGTCTGGACGCCACGCTGTGGGCGGCGCTGGTGACCTTGCCGACCGTGTCGATCGCGGTGTCGCTCGGGGTGGGCGGCTACGCGGTGGTGCACGGGTCGATGACGATGGGCACGCTCGTCGCGAGCATCACGCTGGCCACATTCCTCCAGTGGCCGATCATCTGGCTCGGTTTCCTGCTCTCGGAGCTGTTCGAGGCGCGCACCGCGGCCGATCGTTTCTGGGAGATCATCGACACCCCGCTCGACATCGCCGATCCGCCGCACCCGGCGCGACTACCCGACCCGCTGCACGGCGAACTGGTCCTCGACCGGGTCCGCTTCGCCTACCCGCGATCCGGGGACGGCCCGGAACACACCGTGCTGGAGGAGATCTCGCTGCGGATCCGGCCGGGGGAGACGGTCGCGCTCGTCGGCGCGACCGGCAGCGGGAAGACCGCGCTGCTGGAACTGATTCCCCGGCTCTACGACGTCAGCGACGGCCGGATCACCATCGACGGCGTCGACATCGCCACGCTGCGGTTGGCGGAGTTGCGCCGGGTGGTGACGGTGGCCTTCGAGGAACCGGTGCTGTTCTCGGCCAGTGTGCGCGAGAACGTGGCGCTGGGCGACCCGCGTGCCACCGACGTCGATGTGCGTCAGGCGCTCGATATCGCGCAGGCGAGTGAGTTCGTCGACGCGCTGCCGTGGGGGCTCGACACCCGCATCGGTGAGCAGGGCATGAGTCTGTCGGGCGGACAGCGCCAGCGTCTCGCCCTGGCCAGGGCTGTGCTCACCGGCGATACCGCGGCGCACGGCCGGATCATGGTCCTCGACGATCCACTGTCCGCGCTGGACGTGGAAACCGAAGAGCGCGTCCAGGATCAGCTGCGGGCGGTGCTGTCCGGCGCGACCACCCTGCTCGTCGCGCACCGGCCGTCCACCGCCGCGCTGGCCGACCGCGTCGCGCTGCTGGCGGACGGACGCATCGTCGCCGAGGGCAGCCACGAGAAGCTGCTGCGCACGAGCAGCCACTACCGCGATCTGATGGGAGGTGAACCATGA
- a CDS encoding DNA cytosine methyltransferase translates to MVGLFAGIGGLELGLSRHGWSSELLCEIDPGAQGVLAARFPDTDLHGDITRLRSLPARTELVAAGFPCQDLSQAGRTAGITGRRSGLVDEVFRLVRRQRGPRWLLIENVPFMLQLGRGAAMRHITAALEELGYAWAYRVVDGRAFGLPQRRQRVLMLASRTEDPRQVLFGDDAGPRDYGDPDCDPCGFYWTEGVRGLGWAVNAVPTLKGGSGLGIASPPAVRLPAGEIVTPGIVDGERLQGFDADWTAPALDVPGVRHGHRWKLVGNAVSVRMANWVGERLAAPSDPLTVGEPIAAGQPWPSAAWGHAGVVHRVPLSTWPVHEPYEDLKNFLTEPRLLSPRATAGFLRRTEMGSLRFPPGFLDDVRDHLDRMGGWAA, encoded by the coding sequence ATGGTCGGGTTGTTCGCCGGGATCGGCGGGCTCGAACTCGGTCTGAGCAGACATGGCTGGTCGTCGGAGCTGCTGTGTGAGATCGATCCCGGTGCCCAGGGTGTCCTCGCGGCGCGGTTCCCGGACACCGATCTGCACGGCGACATCACCCGCCTCCGGTCCCTCCCCGCGCGCACCGAGCTGGTCGCGGCGGGTTTCCCGTGCCAGGACCTCTCCCAGGCCGGGCGCACGGCGGGCATCACCGGCCGCCGATCCGGCCTGGTCGACGAGGTGTTCCGCCTGGTGCGCAGGCAGCGTGGGCCGCGGTGGCTGTTGATCGAGAATGTCCCGTTCATGCTGCAACTGGGCCGGGGCGCGGCCATGCGCCACATCACGGCCGCCCTGGAGGAACTCGGGTACGCCTGGGCCTATCGGGTCGTCGACGGGCGCGCGTTCGGCTTGCCGCAGCGACGGCAGCGCGTGCTGATGCTGGCGTCGCGCACCGAAGATCCCCGCCAGGTGCTGTTCGGCGACGACGCCGGTCCCCGCGACTACGGCGATCCGGACTGCGATCCGTGCGGCTTCTACTGGACCGAGGGCGTGCGCGGCCTCGGCTGGGCGGTGAACGCGGTGCCGACCCTGAAGGGCGGTTCCGGTCTCGGCATCGCCAGTCCGCCCGCGGTCCGGCTGCCCGCGGGCGAGATCGTGACGCCGGGGATCGTCGACGGTGAACGATTACAGGGGTTCGACGCCGACTGGACCGCCCCCGCCCTCGATGTTCCCGGCGTGCGCCACGGTCATCGCTGGAAACTGGTGGGCAACGCGGTGAGCGTGCGGATGGCGAACTGGGTCGGCGAACGCCTGGCCGCGCCGTCGGACCCGCTGACCGTGGGCGAGCCGATCGCCGCCGGTCAGCCGTGGCCCAGCGCGGCGTGGGGTCACGCCGGTGTCGTGCACCGCGTTCCCCTCTCGACCTGGCCGGTCCACGAGCCCTACGAGGACCTGAAGAACTTCCTCACCGAGCCCCGCCTGCTCTCCCCCCGCGCGACGGCGGGATTCCTGCGTCGCACCGAAATGGGAAGTCTGCGCTTCCCGCCCGGATTCCTCGACGATGTGCGGGATCACCTCGACCGCATGGGCGGCTGGGCGGCATGA
- a CDS encoding DUF998 domain-containing protein: MTESARHTRGYSWLIASAIAIAGLCYSSWLLEFALPIDTDPVNDFLSELDAEGKPYREVFGTADKLVGLLLIPAALGGLLVFRRRRLTTIGWSALLCFGASTIADALLPLHDCAEGDTACGGDRGLFPQLHQPHALTSTLAVTSIAVAAFAFSLAAYRYHRWRILREFGVAVLVLGSAATIWMMVADNLTGSYALGIAQRIQVGTMSLWLLALATAVLVEAREWTT; the protein is encoded by the coding sequence GTGACCGAATCCGCACGGCACACCCGTGGTTACTCGTGGCTGATCGCGTCCGCGATCGCGATCGCGGGCCTGTGCTACTCGTCCTGGCTGCTGGAATTCGCGCTGCCGATCGACACCGACCCGGTCAACGACTTCCTCAGCGAACTCGATGCCGAGGGCAAGCCCTATCGGGAGGTGTTCGGCACCGCCGACAAGCTGGTCGGCCTGTTGCTGATCCCCGCGGCGCTGGGTGGACTGCTCGTTTTCCGGCGCCGCCGGTTGACCACGATCGGCTGGTCAGCCCTGTTGTGTTTCGGCGCGTCCACCATCGCCGACGCGCTGCTCCCGCTGCACGACTGCGCCGAGGGCGACACCGCGTGCGGCGGCGACCGCGGTCTGTTTCCGCAGCTACACCAACCACACGCGCTCACGAGCACACTGGCTGTCACCTCGATCGCGGTGGCGGCGTTCGCGTTCAGCCTCGCCGCCTACCGCTACCACCGCTGGCGGATTTTGCGGGAATTCGGCGTCGCCGTGCTGGTCCTCGGGTCGGCGGCGACCATCTGGATGATGGTCGCCGACAACCTCACCGGCTCCTACGCACTCGGCATCGCCCAGCGAATCCAGGTCGGCACCATGTCGCTGTGGTTACTCGCGCTGGCCACCGCGGTGCTCGTCGAAGCCCGCGAGTGGACTACTTGA